Part of the Azospirillum formosense genome is shown below.
TGCGCCGGCCTGCCCGCGGCGCTGCGCCGCCGGGTGGAACTGGCCCGCGCGCTGGCCCGCCAGCCCGCCGTCCTTCTGCTCGACGAGCCGGCGGCGGGGTTGACCGACGGGGAGAAGGCGGAATTGGCCGGTCACCTACGCGCCATCGCCGCCACCGGCACCGCGCTGCTGGTGGTGGAGCACGACATGGGCTTCCTGCTGCCGCTCGCCGGCCATGTGCTGTGCCTGGACCAGGGACGCCCGCTCTACGCCGGCCCGCCGGAGGGGGTGCGCAGCGATCCGGCCGTGGTCGCCGCCTATCTGGGGGAGGGCGCATGATGAGCGAGCCCCTGTTGCAGGTCGAGGGTCTGACCGCCGGCTATGGCGGGGCGGTCGCCGTGGACCGCCTGTCGCTGTCCGTGGCGGCCGGGGAGGCGGTGGCCCTGCTGGGCGCCAACGGGGCGGGCAAGTCGACGCTGCTCAAGGCCGTTCTCGGCCTCGTCCCGGCGACCGGCGGGCGCGTCCGGCTGGCGGGGGAGGAGATCGGCGCCTTGGTTCCGGAGCGGCGGGTGCGCCGCGGCCTGGGCTATGTGCCGGAGGGGCGGCGCGTCTTCCCCGGCATGAGCGTGCGCGACAATCTGGAGGTGGCGAGCCGGCTCGACCGTGCCGGGCGGGCCGCCGATCTGGAGCGCGTCTTCGCCCTGTTCCCGGCGCTGGAAGGCAAAGCGGAGGAGCGCGCGTGGCGCCTGTCCGGCGGGCAGCAGCAGATGCTGGCGGTTGGCCGCGCGCTGATGGGCCGTCCGCGCGTCCTGCTGCTCGACGAGCCGTCGCTCGGCCTGTCGCCCAAGCTGGCCGGGGAGGTCTTCGCCGCCGTCCGCGCCATCGCCGCCGCCGGGACGGCGGTCCTGGTCGCCGAGCAGAGCGCGGCCCGCGCCCTGTCCGCCGCCGGGCGCGTCGTGCTGCTGCGCCTCGGCCGGGCGGTTCATGACGGGCCGGTGGAAAGCCTTCCCGCCGACGCGCTGCGGGACGCCTTTCTGGGCCCCTGATCGGCCATCGCAGGGCGGCGCCGGACGCAATTCGGCATTGCGGCAACAGGCCGGGATCTTTGTCGTGACTTTCTCGTCTTGCGCTTGCCGATCCCATACGGCGGGGCTAGCTTCCGGCGTCGCCCAGCCCGTAAGGATTACCTCTGCCATGTTGGACAAAGCCGTCGCTGCTGCACTCTCCTCCCTTCTTCTGCTGGGCGCCGCCGCCGCCCACGCCGATGGGGCGCAGGTGGCGGAGCTGGTCCCCGTCAACCCGCCGACCATGTATTACCCGGCCCCGTCCTCCGGCCCGGCGCCGGCGCCCCGCACCGTCGCTCCGTCGGCGCCGTCGGCCGCCGCCGATCCGGCCGAGAAGACCGGGCCGGCCGAGCTTGAGGATGGCTGGGAAGGCGGCCCGTCGCGCGACCGGGACGGCAAGTTCGCCTATTGCGCCATCGAGGGCCGCTTCGACACCGGCCATGTCCTGATGATCGCGCGCAACGTCAAGGGCGAGGTCAATCTCGGCATGGGCATCCCGGGCGCCGAGCTGCCGGGCGGCGAGCAGTGGAAGGTCAAGGTGGTGGTGGACGGCAAGCTGACGCGCGAGCGCCGCGCGCTGGCGCCCAAGCCGGACATGCTGGTCATCCCCAACGGCAAGGACGAGGAACTCTACACCGCCCTGATGAACGGCAAGGAGGTGGTGTTCTCCTCCGACGCCGACCGCATGGCCTTCGCGCTGAAGGGCACCAAGAAGGTGCTCACCGACCTGAAAACCTGCGTGGACAAGGCCGGCGCCGTTCCGCCCATCGATACCCGCACCAAGAAGGGCGTGACCCGCCCCGACGAGCTGCCGGAAGGGCTGGCCGACCTGCTGAAGGCGGCCGGCGTGCGCGACGTCAAGCGCGTGTCGCTGGAGAATGTGCCGAAGGGCGAGCGTCCCGCCGACATGGCTTGGCGCATCGGCCCGATCGTCGGCGGCATCCGCGAGCGGATGGTCGAGGAGGGCTCCAAGCTGGAGGACTTGTCCGCCGGCTACGTCGACGCCATGAAGAAGCGCTGCGAGGGCGGCACGCCGACCGCGTCGCTGAGCGCCGTCGAGGACCTGCCCGGCCTGATGCTGCGCACCGGCTCGGTCGATTGCGCGCTGAAGGAGGGCAAGATGCACGTCTCGCTGACCTTCTTCCTGTCGCCGGGCCGCCTCTTCACGATCCTGTTCCACGAGGCGCAGGAGGCCGACACCGGGCTGGCCGACAAGGTGCGCGACAATCTGGCGGAGGTGCTGCGCCGCCTCGCCGTGAACCCGCCGTCGACTCAGCCGTCCGGCGCCTCCCCGGCGCCGGCCCAGACGGGCAAGCCCTAAGGGGGTAGGCCCGCGCCTTGCGGTTGACGGCGCGGAGGCCGGGTACACATTGTCCGGCATGCCGGACGACATGACGGGAATCCGGGGCGCCGCCGGGGATGCGGCGGGCGCCCTGACCAGAGCACGAAACCCCGGCCGGCGGTTCCTCAGGGTGCTGACGCGGCGGAGCCTGCGCGACAGCGTCCTCGGCGTGCTGATGCTCGCCGGGGCCATCGGCGCCGGGGTCGGGCTCGCCGTGGCCCTACTCCACGAACTCGTGGTCTGGACGCAGTCCCTCGTCTTCTCGGTGGCCCACGGGCAGGAGCTGGGCGAGGCTGCGCTGGCCGACCCCTGGCGGACCCTGCTGGTGCCCGCCATCGGCGGCCTCCTGCTCGGCGTGATGGTGAAGCTGGTGCGGCGCTGGCGGCCCAACGACATCGTCGACCCCGTCGAAGCGAACGCCCTCTACGGCGGCAAGATGTCCCTGGTCGACAGCCTGCGCCTGACCCTGGCGACCCTGCTGTCCAACGGTTCCGGCGCGTCGGTGGGGATGGAGGCGGCCTACACCCAGGCGGGGGCGGGCATCGCCTCCACGCTCGGGCAGAGGCTCCATCTGCGGCGGGCGGATTTGCGCATGCTGGTCGGCTGCGGGGCGGCCGCGGCCATCTCCGCCGCTTACGGCGCGCCGCTGGCCGGCGCCTTCTACGCCTTCGAACTGGTCATGGGCGGCTACACCATCGCCACGCTGGCTCCGATCGGCGCGGCCTCGGTCGCCGCGGTGGCGGTGGCCCACTGGCTGACCGACCCCTCCCCGACCCTGTTCTTCGGCCGCCCGGCGGCAGTGGAGGGCTGGGATTACGTGGCCTGCGGGGTGCTGGGCTTCTTGGCGGGCTGGCTCAGCATCCTCGCCATGCAGGCGGTGACGGTCGCCGAGCGCGGTTTCCGCGCGCTGCCCATCCCCGTCTGGGGGCGCCCGGCTCTGGGCGGGCTCGCGCTCGGCGCGCTGGCCCTGGCGGTGCCGCAGGTGCTGGGCGCCGGACCCGGCGCCGACCCGTCGCAACTGGCCCGCGGGCTGGAGGCGATGGCGGTGCTGCTGGTCGCCAAGATCGTCGCGTCGGCCCTGTCGCTCGGCTCGGGCTTCCGCGGCGGGCTGTTCAGCGCGTCGCTGCTGCTCGGCGGGCTGTTCGGCGGGCTGGCCTATGGGGTGGTCGAGCTTCTGGTGCCGGGGCTGGGGCTCGACCGGATGCTGCTGGTGCTGGCCGGCATGGGGGCGGTGGCCGCCGGCATCATCGGCGCGCCGGTCACCATGGTGCTTCTGGTGCTGGAGGCGACGCAGGATTTCTGGGCGGCGTCCGGCGTGCTGATCGGCGTGGTGGTGTCCACGACCGTGGTCCGGCAGGCCTTCGGCTATTCCTTCGCGACGTGGCGCTTCCACCTGCGCGGCGTCCCGATCCGCGGCGCCTACGACGTCGGCTGGGTGTCGGAGCTGACGGCGATGCGGCTGATGCGCGGCGACGTGAAGACGATCCTGACCACCCAGACGCTGGACACGCTGCGCCGCCTGCACCCGCTGGGCGCCGCCAAGACCGTCTTCGCGGTGGAGCCGGACGGGTCCTACGCCGGCATCATCGACATGGGCGCCGTGCACGACCCGTCGCTGGGCGACGAGGACGCGAAGACGCCGGTCGGCGAGCTGGCCAAACACGCCGATGACTTCCTGCGGCCTGGCGACGACGTGCGCAGCGTGCTGAACCGCTTCTGCAGCGCCGAGGTGGAGTCCCTGCCGGTCCTCGCCTCGCCCACCGACCGGCGGATCGTCGGCTACGTCACCGAGGCCTACGCCCTGCGCCGCTACAGCCAGGAGCTGGAGAAGCAGCGCGGCGAGGAACTGGGCGAACGCAGCCTCTACGGGCGGGACTGAGCGGCGTCTCCTGGGGCCATCACGTTTGAAGTCCCCTCTCCCCGGAGGGGGAGAGGGTTAGGAAGGTCAAACACGGCGGCGGTCAGTAGACCTCCGGCACCCAGTTCTGCTTGGACTTCTTCGGCCGCTTGTAGCCGTCGTCGCTCTGCCGCGGCGGCAGGTCCAGCTCGACCGGCGCGATATCCTGGTAGGGAATCTGCTGCAGCAGATGATGGATGCAGTTCAGCCGCGCTTTCTTCTTGTCGTCGGCGTCGACGATGTACCAGGGCGTCAGCTTCCTGTCGGTGTGCTCCAGCATGGCGTCCTTGGCCTTGGAGTACTCGACCCAGTGCTTGCGCGATTCGAGGTCCATCGGGCTGAGCTTCCAGCGCTTGATCGGGTTGCGCATCCGCTCGGTGAAGCGCTTCTCCTGCTCCTCGTCGCTGACCGAGAACCAGTATTTGATCAGGATGATGCCGGATTTGACGAGCATC
Proteins encoded:
- a CDS encoding chloride channel protein, with translation MTGIRGAAGDAAGALTRARNPGRRFLRVLTRRSLRDSVLGVLMLAGAIGAGVGLAVALLHELVVWTQSLVFSVAHGQELGEAALADPWRTLLVPAIGGLLLGVMVKLVRRWRPNDIVDPVEANALYGGKMSLVDSLRLTLATLLSNGSGASVGMEAAYTQAGAGIASTLGQRLHLRRADLRMLVGCGAAAAISAAYGAPLAGAFYAFELVMGGYTIATLAPIGAASVAAVAVAHWLTDPSPTLFFGRPAAVEGWDYVACGVLGFLAGWLSILAMQAVTVAERGFRALPIPVWGRPALGGLALGALALAVPQVLGAGPGADPSQLARGLEAMAVLLVAKIVASALSLGSGFRGGLFSASLLLGGLFGGLAYGVVELLVPGLGLDRMLLVLAGMGAVAAGIIGAPVTMVLLVLEATQDFWAASGVLIGVVVSTTVVRQAFGYSFATWRFHLRGVPIRGAYDVGWVSELTAMRLMRGDVKTILTTQTLDTLRRLHPLGAAKTVFAVEPDGSYAGIIDMGAVHDPSLGDEDAKTPVGELAKHADDFLRPGDDVRSVLNRFCSAEVESLPVLASPTDRRIVGYVTEAYALRRYSQELEKQRGEELGERSLYGRD
- a CDS encoding ABC transporter ATP-binding protein, whose product is MMSEPLLQVEGLTAGYGGAVAVDRLSLSVAAGEAVALLGANGAGKSTLLKAVLGLVPATGGRVRLAGEEIGALVPERRVRRGLGYVPEGRRVFPGMSVRDNLEVASRLDRAGRAADLERVFALFPALEGKAEERAWRLSGGQQQMLAVGRALMGRPRVLLLDEPSLGLSPKLAGEVFAAVRAIAAAGTAVLVAEQSAARALSAAGRVVLLRLGRAVHDGPVESLPADALRDAFLGP